Proteins encoded in a region of the Streptomyces sp. NBC_00258 genome:
- a CDS encoding exodeoxyribonuclease VII small subunit, whose translation MTSRTDEALGYEQARDELIEVVRRLEAGGTTLEESLALWERGEELAKVCRRWLDGARARLDAALAGAEEEAEEEAGSPNSGSGSGSGSGSE comes from the coding sequence ATGACCAGCAGGACGGACGAGGCGCTCGGGTACGAGCAGGCACGGGACGAGCTCATCGAGGTCGTACGACGCCTGGAGGCGGGCGGTACGACACTTGAGGAGTCGCTCGCCCTGTGGGAGCGGGGCGAGGAGTTGGCGAAGGTGTGCCGGCGGTGGCTGGACGGCGCCCGCGCCCGCCTCGACGCCGCTCTGGCGGGGGCGGAGGAGGAAGCCGAGGAGGAAGCCGGCAGCCCCAACTCCGGCTCCGGCTCCGGCTCCGGCTCCGGCTCCGAGTAG
- the xseA gene encoding exodeoxyribonuclease VII large subunit has protein sequence MALNTSSDAPIPVGEVSRLIGGWIDRLGAVWVEGQITQLSRRPGAGVVFLTLRDPSYDISVSVTCYRQVFDAVADVVSEGARVVVLAKPEWYAPRGQLSLRAAEIKPVGVGELLARLEQLKKSLAAEGLFAAERKKPLPFLPQLIGLVCGRASAAERDVLENARHRWPAVRFEVRNVAVQGVHAVPQVVQAVKELDGLDDVDVIIVARGGGSVEDLLPFSDEQLVRAVASCRTPVVSAIGHEPDNPLLDHVADLRASTPTDAAKKVVPDVGEEYERVQFLRDRARRSVQSFIDREERGLAHALARPSIEDPHRMVDERADHVASLLDRGRRTLGHLLDRADSELTHTHARVVALSPAATLKRGYAVLQKSDGHAVRSPDEVTADEPLRARVAEGEFTVRVDVRDGP, from the coding sequence ATGGCTCTCAACACGTCCTCGGACGCACCCATCCCCGTCGGCGAGGTGTCGCGGCTCATCGGGGGGTGGATCGACCGGCTCGGGGCGGTGTGGGTGGAGGGCCAGATCACCCAGTTGTCGCGGCGGCCGGGCGCGGGTGTCGTGTTCCTGACGCTGCGCGACCCGTCGTACGACATCTCGGTGAGCGTCACCTGCTACCGCCAGGTGTTCGACGCGGTCGCCGACGTGGTGAGCGAGGGCGCCCGTGTCGTCGTACTCGCGAAGCCCGAGTGGTACGCGCCGCGTGGGCAGCTGTCGTTGCGGGCCGCCGAGATAAAGCCCGTGGGTGTGGGTGAACTGCTCGCCCGGCTTGAGCAGTTGAAGAAGTCCCTCGCCGCCGAAGGACTGTTCGCCGCCGAGCGCAAGAAGCCACTGCCCTTCCTGCCCCAGCTCATCGGGCTCGTCTGCGGCCGCGCCTCCGCCGCCGAGCGGGATGTACTGGAGAACGCGCGCCACCGCTGGCCCGCCGTCCGCTTCGAGGTGCGCAACGTCGCCGTGCAGGGCGTCCACGCGGTCCCCCAGGTCGTCCAGGCCGTGAAGGAACTGGACGGGCTCGACGACGTCGACGTGATCATCGTGGCGCGCGGCGGCGGCAGCGTGGAGGACCTGCTCCCGTTCTCGGACGAGCAGCTCGTACGGGCGGTCGCGTCCTGCCGTACACCGGTCGTCTCGGCCATCGGGCACGAACCCGACAACCCGCTGCTCGACCACGTGGCCGATCTGCGTGCCTCCACCCCCACCGACGCGGCGAAGAAGGTCGTCCCGGACGTCGGCGAGGAGTACGAGCGTGTGCAGTTCCTGCGGGACCGCGCCCGCCGCAGCGTCCAGTCCTTCATCGACCGGGAGGAGAGAGGCCTCGCTCACGCGCTGGCCCGCCCCTCGATAGAGGATCCGCACCGGATGGTCGACGAGCGCGCGGACCATGTCGCCTCGCTGCTCGACCGCGGCCGCCGCACGCTCGGGCACCTCCTCGACCGTGCCGACTCCGAGCTGACGCACACGCACGCTCGCGTGGTGGCCCTCTCCCCGGCCGCGACCCTCAAGCGGGGTTACGCGGTGCTGCAGAAGTCCGACGGCCACGCGGTCCGGTCCCCGGACGAGGTGACGGCGGACGAACCCCTGCGGGCGCGGGTCGCCGAGGGCGAGTTCACGGTACGAGTCGATGTCCGAGACGGACCCTAG
- a CDS encoding malonic semialdehyde reductase encodes MSLVLDPTAQDLLFREARTANAFTDEPVSEEQVQAIYDLVKFGPTAFNQSPLRITLVRSAEARERLVQHMAEGNQPKTATAPLVAILSADNEFHEELPHLFPHFPQAKDVFFAERPAREGAASLNAALQAAYFIIGVRAAGLAAGPMTGFDFAGVQKEFLDGDHTPLMVVNIGRPAEDAWFPRSPRLEADQVITTV; translated from the coding sequence ATGTCCCTCGTCCTTGACCCCACCGCTCAGGACCTGCTCTTCCGCGAAGCCCGTACCGCGAACGCCTTCACCGACGAGCCGGTCTCCGAGGAGCAGGTGCAGGCGATCTACGACCTGGTCAAGTTCGGCCCGACCGCCTTCAACCAGTCCCCGCTGCGCATCACCCTGGTCCGCTCCGCCGAGGCCCGTGAGCGCCTCGTGCAGCACATGGCCGAGGGCAACCAGCCGAAGACGGCCACCGCCCCGCTCGTCGCGATCCTCTCCGCGGACAACGAGTTCCACGAGGAACTCCCGCACCTCTTCCCGCACTTCCCGCAGGCCAAGGACGTCTTCTTCGCCGAGCGCCCGGCCCGTGAGGGTGCTGCCTCCCTCAACGCCGCGCTGCAGGCCGCGTACTTCATCATCGGCGTCCGCGCGGCCGGTCTGGCCGCCGGTCCGATGACGGGCTTCGACTTCGCGGGCGTCCAGAAGGAGTTCCTCGACGGCGACCACACCCCGCTGATGGTGGTCAACATCGGCAGGCCGGCCGAGGACGCCTGGTTCCCGCGTTCCCCGCGCCTCGAGGCCGACCAGGTCATCACGACCGTCTGA
- a CDS encoding DUF4245 domain-containing protein, with product MAGMKGKQSVRDMVLSLGLIGIVAGFIYVFIPNDDSEPPLKRVDYRVELLTARRAAAYPVAAPEGLSKEWKATSVRFQGADFDAWHLGFHDPDGEYVAIEQSTQKPAAFIDDASQGAEETNTTQRIGERSWERYEGAKYDALVLQEKGSTTVVTGTASFAQLTKMAKALKTE from the coding sequence GTGGCAGGTATGAAAGGCAAGCAGTCGGTCCGGGACATGGTGTTGTCCCTGGGCCTGATCGGCATAGTCGCGGGCTTCATCTACGTCTTCATTCCCAATGACGACTCGGAGCCCCCTCTCAAGCGGGTCGACTACCGCGTGGAGCTCCTCACGGCACGCCGCGCGGCCGCCTATCCGGTGGCGGCGCCCGAGGGGCTGTCCAAGGAGTGGAAGGCGACGTCGGTGCGGTTCCAGGGCGCCGACTTCGACGCGTGGCACCTGGGCTTCCACGACCCCGACGGTGAGTACGTGGCGATCGAGCAGTCGACTCAGAAGCCCGCCGCGTTCATCGACGACGCGAGCCAGGGTGCCGAGGAGACGAACACGACGCAGCGCATCGGCGAGCGCTCCTGGGAGCGGTACGAGGGTGCGAAGTACGACGCTCTCGTCCTCCAGGAGAAGGGCTCCACGACGGTCGTGACCGGTACGGCGTCCTTCGCGCAACTGACGAAGATGGCCAAGGCCCTGAAGACGGAGTAA
- a CDS encoding APC family permease, producing the protein MSGTETSARAADDEQGLRRSLGFRDLVVYGLLFIAPMAPVGIFGTLDAKSHGAVALVYVVATVAMAFTAFSYAQMVRVVPQAGSVFAYARAALGKEAGFVAGWMAMLDYLLIPAVAYLFSGIAMNSLVPEVSRWVWTALAVVVTTLLNLWGVRAAARVGFLVLAMEIVVLLVFVVSAVVVLARDGAERGWLSPLSGDGSQGAFALSAVVGAVSIAVLSYLGFDAIASFAEEVTGSSEKVARAVLFCLALAGVLFIAQTYLIALLEPLSSAQLAADPGKQGSAFYDAVDASVGTWLHDLVAVSKAIGAAFAALAGQAAAGRLLFAMSRDRRLPRVLSRTDSGVPRVALLCAAVITMVAAVWAARRDDGMDHLVSVVDIGALTAFTLLHASVVGWFAVRRRGGAVVWWRHVLMPVVGAAITVAVIVEASGTAQVVGAVWLVVGLAVLVGQRGRVPAGG; encoded by the coding sequence ATGTCCGGCACGGAGACCTCGGCCCGCGCGGCCGACGACGAACAGGGTCTGCGGCGGAGTCTCGGCTTCCGCGATCTGGTCGTCTACGGGCTGCTGTTCATCGCCCCCATGGCGCCGGTCGGCATTTTCGGAACCCTCGACGCCAAGTCGCACGGGGCGGTCGCACTCGTCTACGTCGTCGCCACGGTCGCGATGGCGTTCACCGCTTTCAGCTACGCCCAGATGGTGCGTGTGGTCCCCCAGGCGGGTTCGGTGTTCGCCTACGCGCGCGCGGCGCTCGGAAAGGAGGCGGGGTTCGTCGCCGGCTGGATGGCGATGCTGGACTACCTCCTCATCCCCGCGGTGGCGTACCTCTTCTCCGGGATCGCGATGAACTCCCTGGTCCCGGAGGTCTCGCGGTGGGTGTGGACCGCACTCGCCGTCGTCGTCACGACACTGCTCAACCTGTGGGGCGTACGGGCCGCCGCGCGCGTCGGTTTCCTGGTGCTCGCGATGGAGATCGTGGTCCTCCTCGTCTTCGTCGTGTCGGCGGTCGTCGTCCTCGCGCGCGACGGGGCCGAGCGGGGGTGGCTGTCGCCGCTGTCGGGTGACGGCTCCCAAGGGGCGTTCGCGCTGTCCGCGGTCGTCGGGGCCGTGTCGATCGCCGTGCTCTCCTATCTCGGCTTCGACGCGATCGCCTCCTTCGCCGAGGAGGTGACGGGGAGTTCGGAGAAGGTGGCCAGGGCGGTGCTGTTCTGTCTCGCACTCGCCGGTGTGTTGTTCATCGCGCAGACGTATCTCATCGCCCTGCTCGAACCGCTGTCGTCCGCGCAGCTCGCCGCCGACCCGGGCAAGCAGGGGTCTGCCTTCTACGACGCCGTGGACGCCTCCGTCGGGACGTGGCTGCACGATCTGGTGGCGGTGAGCAAGGCGATCGGGGCGGCGTTCGCGGCGCTGGCCGGGCAGGCGGCGGCCGGTCGGCTGCTGTTCGCGATGTCCCGGGACCGGCGGCTGCCGCGGGTTCTGTCCCGGACGGACTCCGGGGTGCCGCGGGTGGCTCTGCTCTGCGCGGCCGTCATCACGATGGTGGCCGCGGTGTGGGCCGCTCGGCGTGACGACGGGATGGACCATCTGGTGTCGGTGGTCGACATCGGTGCGCTGACCGCGTTCACGCTGCTGCACGCGAGTGTCGTGGGCTGGTTCGCCGTGCGGCGGCGGGGTGGGGCGGTGGTGTGGTGGCGGCATGTGCTGATGCCGGTTGTGGGGGCGGCGATCACTGTTGCCGTGATCGTCGAGGCGTCGGGGACTGCGCAGGTGGTGGGGGCGGTGTGGCTGGTTGTCGGGCTGGCAGTGTTGGTGGGGCAGCGGGGGCGGGTGCCTGCGGGGGGCTGA